A single Hippopotamus amphibius kiboko isolate mHipAmp2 chromosome 5, mHipAmp2.hap2, whole genome shotgun sequence DNA region contains:
- the FABP5 gene encoding fatty acid-binding protein 5, translating into MATIQQLVGRWRLVESKGFDEYMKEVGVGMALRKMGAMAKPDCIITCDGKNLTIKTESTLKTTQFSCNLGEKFEETTADGRKTQTVCNFTDGALVQHQEWDGKESTITRKLEDGKLVVVCVMNNVTCTRVYEKVE; encoded by the exons ATGGCCACGATTCAGCAGCTGGTAGGAAGATGGCGCTTGGTGGAGAGCAAAGGCTTTGACGAATACATGAAGGAAGTAG GAGTGGGGATGGCTCTGCGAAAAATGGGTGCAATGGCCAAACCAGATTGTATCATCACGTGTGACGGCAAAAACCTCACCATAAAAACTGAGAGCACTTTGAAAACAACACAGTTTTCCTGCAACCTGGGAGAGAAGTTTGAAGAGACTACAGCTGATGGCAGAAAAACTCAG ACTGTCTGCAACTTTACAGATGGCGCATTGGTTCAACATCAGGAATGGGATGGAAAGGAAAGCACAATAACGAGAAAACTAGAAGATGGGAAATTAGTGGTG GTATGCGTCATGAACAATGTCACCTGTACTCGGGTCTATGAAAAAGTAGAGTAA